From one Gimesia sp. genomic stretch:
- a CDS encoding transcriptional regulator translates to MNSKKKKLPPDSSVPRRLDRDRRVRQNARIARVLGVLNLIQSRGRWNLKAIASELECSTRTIQRDLEVLEFAGVPWYVDPADKCYRVRADYQFPTLMLTQDETIGQVVATALSKASGLDISSGASPTTRKLAATGNGEIQQLIADAARMIEVFDLKLVDHSQHQVVVKTLQNALLQGNKVSGRYDSPYEDETVRLTIHPYRLCLVKQAWYVIGHIEGETEAKTFRVARFKSLRMLEGAASVPDQFDLGEYFGNAWSVYRGEKSYQVKLRFEPQAARIVTETIWHHTQEVKQHQDGSVTLNFTVDGLDEILHWVLAWSGKVKVEAPETLRTMLLQELNAAISLNSTNHKH, encoded by the coding sequence ATGAATTCAAAAAAGAAAAAATTACCACCAGATTCCAGTGTCCCGCGTCGTCTGGATCGTGATCGGAGAGTTCGGCAAAATGCACGCATCGCACGCGTGCTGGGGGTCCTGAATTTAATTCAGTCTCGAGGTAGATGGAATCTGAAGGCGATTGCCAGCGAACTGGAATGCTCTACCCGAACGATCCAGCGGGATCTGGAAGTACTGGAATTTGCTGGAGTGCCCTGGTATGTCGATCCTGCTGATAAATGTTACCGGGTCCGGGCAGACTATCAATTTCCCACATTGATGCTCACTCAGGATGAAACGATCGGACAGGTGGTCGCCACAGCACTGTCCAAGGCTTCGGGACTGGATATCAGTTCTGGTGCCAGTCCCACAACACGAAAGCTGGCTGCAACCGGCAATGGCGAGATTCAGCAACTGATTGCCGATGCTGCTCGTATGATTGAAGTATTTGATCTCAAGCTGGTCGATCACAGCCAGCATCAGGTAGTTGTAAAAACGCTGCAAAACGCTTTGCTTCAGGGAAATAAAGTTTCTGGAAGATATGATTCCCCTTACGAAGACGAGACAGTACGGCTGACAATTCATCCCTATCGTCTCTGTCTAGTCAAGCAGGCCTGGTATGTGATCGGCCATATAGAGGGCGAAACAGAGGCGAAAACGTTCCGCGTGGCTCGTTTTAAAAGCCTGCGGATGTTGGAAGGGGCGGCATCGGTACCTGACCAGTTTGATCTTGGTGAGTATTTCGGAAATGCCTGGTCTGTTTATCGGGGAGAGAAGTCTTATCAAGTCAAATTACGGTTTGAGCCGCAGGCAGCCAGAATTGTTACGGAAACCATCTGGCACCATACTCAAGAGGTCAAACAACATCAAGATGGCTCTGTGACGCTCAATTTTACCGTGGATGGCCTCGATGAAATCCTGCACTGGGTCTTAGCCTGGTCCGGAAAAGTGAAGGTGGAGGCTCCCGAAACGCTCAGAACGATGCTGCTTCAGGAACTGAATGCTGCAATCAGTCTTAACTCGACCAATCATAAGCACTGA
- a CDS encoding metallophosphoesterase family protein, translated as MAEEKSKRLIAIGDIHGHSLALQALLSQISPKKGDVIVTLGDYINRGPDSCGVLDTLLGLQEQCQLIPILGNHEEMMLDSRDDHHAEQRWRFHGGEATIRSYGDNAGVNQIPQSHWDFLSQCCSYYETGKFIFTHANYCWYSALNDQPSSLLRWLSLEETAPRPHVSGKTVILGHTPGSVRDEGFYRCIDTGCGFEGLLTAMDVESKRVWQVTETGEILEA; from the coding sequence GTGGCAGAGGAAAAATCAAAGCGGCTGATCGCGATTGGTGATATTCACGGGCATAGTTTAGCATTGCAGGCATTGCTGAGTCAGATTTCCCCTAAGAAAGGCGATGTCATTGTCACCTTAGGAGATTATATCAATCGTGGTCCTGACAGTTGTGGAGTTCTGGATACGCTCCTGGGACTTCAGGAACAGTGTCAATTGATTCCGATCCTGGGAAACCACGAAGAGATGATGCTGGACAGCCGCGATGATCATCATGCAGAACAACGGTGGCGGTTCCACGGAGGAGAGGCCACCATACGATCCTACGGCGACAATGCTGGAGTGAACCAGATCCCCCAGTCGCATTGGGACTTTCTTTCCCAGTGCTGTTCGTATTATGAGACGGGGAAGTTCATCTTCACCCATGCGAATTATTGCTGGTACTCTGCACTCAATGATCAACCTTCTTCGCTACTTCGTTGGCTCTCCCTCGAAGAAACGGCCCCACGACCACATGTCAGCGGCAAAACCGTAATCTTGGGACACACGCCTGGTTCGGTTCGGGATGAGGGGTTTTACCGATGCATTGACACAGGGTGTGGCTTTGAAGGCCTCCTTACTGCAATGGATGTTGAATCAAAAAGAGTCTGGCAGGTTACAGAGACAGGTGAAATCCTGGAAGCTTGA